In the genome of Lathyrus oleraceus cultivar Zhongwan6 chromosome 4, CAAS_Psat_ZW6_1.0, whole genome shotgun sequence, the window CCACTATCAAGAATCCATTGAATTTTATTACCATAATTACCAAGCATGCTTTCATGTAATCCACTATAACTTCTTGTGTGTGTTCTATTCAAAGCATGATATATGCTTGATCCCTCAAGGATCTCTTTCTTTGTTTCTTCTCTTTGAGCTAGATGTGCATCATGTTGTCCTCCCTGTCTTAAAGTTTGACGTGGTTGAGTTCTTCTTGTTTCTCAATTGGGTGGATATCCTACTATTTCAAAATATCTAGATTTAATGTAACCATGCTTACCACAATGATCGCATTTCAGTTTAGAATAATAGTCATTCATTTTTATCCTATTCGTTCTTAAGTGAAATGTCAAACCCGATTCAACTTTATTTTCCCTTTCTTTTTCGGATGTGCATCAAAATTCTTCTACTGAATTTGATTGAACACTCGTCAAAGAGAAGACAATAGTTTTGTATACAAAATGGTTCCTTTAATTTAAACATATTTCTCATTATCAAAGTCCCCAAGAAATAGGTGAACTCGTTGTTCTTCCTCCCTTCGAGTTAGTTCTTTGGAAGCTCAACAATTTCACTTGGGTAAGGGTTGTAACTCAGTTAACTCATCAACAAGACTTTTGAATTAGGTATAATAATATGTTACTGTTGTGTTTGATTATTTCTGCATAAAACACAGACTCCTCCATAACTTATGAACTCATGGTGCGTTGGTTTAGGAAAAGCGTTCTTCAATATTGATCCACACATCTCGAGTTATTGAAGCATGTGAGATATTGTTGTGAAGGTTTGGTTATGTTGTATTGATCAGCCACGTAGTCACCATTGAACATGTCTTCTCTCAGTTATGATATTATTTAGATTGAATTGATGTTTTCTTAATGATTTCATCAATTCAATCTAGTTTCGTCTTTGCACGCAAAACAATCTTGATTGACTTTGCTTACATGCGATAATCTTCTTTATTTTGTTTCAGATTTGAAGGTattttttttctaatttcttttcTGAATCAGAACTGTTGCCATAAGAAAAAATAATTTTGTGCTTTCAATATTCAAAGATAATTCAAATACAACAGGTGCAAGCGTTTATATAGACAGCAAAGATATCAAATTATTTCTAATAAAAATTcatgttttgaaaaaaaaaccGTGTAAAATAACTCTACCTTTATAGCTAGCTCtatttaataataaattaataacaaaaaaattattatagTATGGCTAATTAACTTATTTTGAACTCATTCTTTAATATAGgtatattaaaataaaatagtaatataattaatttatataatttatGTTTGTTTACTAATAAATCAACTTTCATATTTAAATATAATTAATGTTGTCTTTTTATGTTTCAAAGGAAACTAACAATATCAATAAAAACttaacaaataaataaaaaatagtaGACAATTAATATTTAGGACAAAAGAAATATTATAAAAGAGTTCTATAAAAGAGTAAGATAGGTAGGTTGATTCTTTCAAAAAAAGACATAGCTTGGTACATGGTTGCATGTAAACACATGACTAAGAGAGAGAAAGTGATGGTAACGTGACAGCATTACAAACAAGTCGTCAAAGAAAGAGTTTGAACAAAAAACAAATAACCAAGTTTATCCAAATACTATCACCAACACGTTGGATTTGGCGCGGAATAAATAAATTAACTTCATCTCTATAtatctttctctctctctctctctatatcTTTCTCTCTCTAGAAAACTCATTCCTACCGCGTTAATAAATACTTTCCACACTCCTTATATCTCATTTCTTCCCTCAATATTCCCAACACAATCATAAACATAAACATACACAAAAACATCATCCGAAGAAAAATGAAACTTGTTTGGTCTCCTGAAACAGCATCTAAAGCATACATCGACACAGTACAATCTGTAAGCAACATACATATATACATGCATGAATTTTCGATGTTAAATTTGACTAACATTTTTTTGATTTGGTTCAGTGTAAGGTTTTACGTGGATCAGGCGTGGCGGAGCTTATTTCAGCCATGGCGGCAGGATGGAACGCGAAGGTGATAGTAGAAACATGGTCAGAGGGAGGTGTAATCGAAACAAGCATAGGTTTAGCGATAGCGAGAAAACACACGAGTGGGAGACACGTGTGCATAGTCCCAAACGAGAGATCAAGATTGGAATACTCAGACAGAATAGGAGAAACAGGAGCTTCAACGGAAATCATGGTGGGAGAACCAGATGAAGTCATGGAAAGGTTCGTTGAAGAGATAGATTTCATGGTGGTGGATTGCAAGGGAGATAAGGATTTCTCGAGGGTTTTGAAGGTGGCGAAGTTGAGTGTGAAAGGAGCGGTTTTGGTTTGCAAGAATGCGAATTTGAGAAATGGGAATTTCAAATGGGAGAATGTTGTGGTGGAAGAAGGAGGTTTACCGTCACGACGGGTTGTTAGATCGGTGTTTCTTCCGGTGGGGAAAGGACTTGATATGGCACATGTTTCGGCGGTTGGGGGTAATTTGGGAAAAGATGGTCGTGGTCGGAGTGGTAAGAGATGGATTAGGCACGTTGATCAACGGTCAGGAGAGATGCATGTTATTAGACGATAAATTGAATAAATAAgttgattaattaattaattgattaatttgTTTTTAGTAGCTATTTTTGGATAATTTTGTTTTGATAAGGTTTTGCTATCTGTGAATATATTGACAAATACTATATGTTTGTTGTATGTATACATCATTCCATTTTTTATAGTGTTATCAGCTTAAGTGTGTTTTAACACGTTTATGATAAACTTAGGTGAATTTAATTTTCTGGAATTGATTTGAGTTTAATTTTCTGGAATTGATTTGAGTTTAACTTGATTATAAAGTAAAgtattttatgttttgatgttAGTAATCTGAGATCAAGTTAAAAGATAAATTTAACATAAAAGTTACTGTAGTGTAATGTTTTATTAAAAAAAGGTTTGaataaattttattttagtaGATCATTTGACTTTGAAGAGGAAAATTCCCTCTAATTTCCCCTTTATCAAATAtctctcttttttcttttttttgtttaCTTTTTCATGAACATGTCTCAGGTCAAGTCAGAGATCATATTTCCTTTTTGAACACGCTTTTTTATTAAAGAGAAGGAATTTTGAAGGCAAACTCAATTTCAATCTTAAAATCAAACATATATAGACTTATTTTATCTGTAAATTCAATATTCTCAACCGAGGCTCTAATAGAATTTTATCACTATTTATCTTGCCCCCTCCAAAATTTAATTGCCAAAATTTTCATTAAAAAATTCGGACTGAAATTTGGTGGTTATCcctttttttattaaaattaacaTGTCTAAGTTTTTTTTTAATCTTATTGTCACAAGTTGTCGTGTGGCAAAAAAATATCTGAATGTATCGTATACTTAAAGATACAACAAAATCGTTCtcgaattttatttattttaaaagaaagaaaaatattgataaaacaCAGGAGAAAAGAAAAAAGGATAATAAAATCGGTTATGCAAAGAGAAGATATTAAACTCCCACATTAGTTGTACTtaacgggaaccattttgattattTTTTGCGCGGATGAATTTTATTATCTAAAAATTACTTGCGAATgttaaaatgaaaataaatttaTCAATTAATGCGCTCATCAAGGATTCGAATCATCGTgtctacgtattctcatagtgcaataagaaaatcagaACTCTGTAGTTCGTAGTAGAAAATATGGATTTGGTGGTAAATTTTAGAGAATAGTTATAATCGTATTCTAGAAGTGTGTATAGTTAGCTAATTTTGATCCTTATTCGGGTGCTCTAAGCATTTAATCTGACTGCTAAGGAACATATTATAACAGTtttttatgaagaaaaaaaattgaagaagttTGTGTGATAAAAGGAAGAAAGAAAGAGTTGTTTGAATTGCAAAAGAAAGAGTTGTTTGTATTGTTAAAATGTTGTTTGAAGGTTGTGAAAGTATTATAGGAAAAATATTGTTTTGCATAAGCATGAGACTAACAAGACAAGCGTGCATGAAGGGTTTTGTCAAAGCATGGGACTAACAAGGCAACCGTGTATAAAGTGGTATGTCTAAGCATGGGACTACCAAAACAAACATGCAAGAAAATGGTTTGTCTAAGCATCGGGTCTAACAAGACAAACATAGATAAGAGATAGGGGTCTGCCTAAGCATTGAACTAACAAGGTAGACATGACTTAGTCTGTCTAAGCATGAGACTAACAAGACAAACATGAAAGAAAAGGGTTTGCTTAAGCATGAGAATAACAAGGAGAACATGACATGGTCTGTCTAAGCATGAGACTAGCAAGACATACATGAAAGATAGGGGTTTTCCTAAGCATGGAACTAACAAGGCAAACATGACATGGTCTGTCTAAGCATGAGACTAACAAGAGAAACATGAAATGAATGAGTTTGGTTCAGAGATGAGTATTTTAACCAtaaggtgattaacccaaagaaTGTATGGATGTCGAAGGAAATGTGTGTTTGGTCCAAATAGACAAGTATTGTAGATGTTGATTGTTGCAGTGTTGTCTGTGAGGAATAAACTTTAAATtcatttgatttgaattgcactaaagtctatgaacgaAGACGAATACTTTGAATAACTAGGGCCTACGCTCCGTATCTAAAGATACTCACAACAAGGATATCAATAATCCCTCTTGTCCTTCTCCgctacttaaggctcatggcgcgCAATCCGCATCATAACTGACAAGTGTTTGAAAGAATATAATAGTCTTTTGTTATGCTTAAAGGATGCTCAGAGTCTTCAAAGTCTTGCATGAATAGAGTCTTGACTTGAGAGGTCCAGTGTAATGCAAGTACAGAGTTCTAATTCGAATCAAGTGATCCAGAGACTTATGATCACTTGACTGAAGAAGGGAGCATGCAAATTATTCAGGATAAAGTCAACACAGAGTCCAATATCAAATGTGATCAATTGATCAAGGATGACCTTGATCAACTCATTAAGGGGCAAAGATCATGCTAAGGATATTGTAAGCACATGGATTTTATTTGAAGGCTAAAAGCATTAAAAAGAAGAGTAACATGAATACTAATTTCTGAAGAATTTCAATTGGAAAATCAAAGAGAAACTCTACATCAAATCCTAATTAACCTAATTAAGATCTAACATGCTTCTATTATTTTCTAAAGAGATTAAATTGAAAATTACAAGAAAAATCTAGGTATTATCCTAATTAAAACTAAACactaattatatttttattattttcaatcaTTTCTAAAGTGTAGAAAATTGATTTCATGTATTTATGAATTAAAATGTGTATTTAGAGTGcattaaaacaataaaaaaaacaaatgGAAACTAACTAGATCAGCAGGGGGTATGTCTGGAAAATCAAGGGTGTGCATCCTGAAAGCAGGCGCTGGGCTCAACAAATTGAGGCCCAAAGTAAAGTTGTGGTTTGTGGTTCAACAAAGGGTGTCGTCAGTAGATTAAGGGTGCATCGAACAAAGCTATGACCCTAAGGGTGGTCTGGCCCACTCTGTGAAGTTAAGAGAGGGGGAGAGATTCAGAAGGATCACCAACAATTCAAAGCCTTGTTTCAATATCATGTTCTCATCTCTTCTCAAAGACTCCCTTGTAAGCATCGGACTCCATCACGCCGGAGGCAGAAGAGTGAGTCAAATCAAACACCATCACCACCAAATTGAACCTCAAAGTGTCCCCTCTCCTAATCTAAAGTCAATTGCGTCCAACACTTCACCAAAATCTCAAAACCGGGTTAATTATCAAGAACCCTAGGATGCAAAAACGAAATTAAACGTTGTTGGAGGGGAATCTGAGCCATAAGCCATACGACTTTGATTTCACTCACTCTAATCTACATTGTAGTAAAGGAATTtagagaaaaagaaagagaaaatcAAATGCCGACCTGTGAGACCGTGGCTTGTCCCGGAATTTGTTGCAACAAAAAAAGACAAAGACGAAGCAAGTACACCGGAGGCTCTTCTGAGGTAAGTAACTCGAATCTCACCCGTATATATCACAtattcctcttcttcttcttccgAAGCCTATCCTATAGGAATACATAATTTGTTGATTGCTTGTTGTGATGTTATTGCTGAATGTGTGTGTGAGAGAGGTAGTTGCAGAGAAGAAAAACAAACAGAGAGATGGAGAGTGAGATGGAGAGTAAAATTTGTAAAGCAAGAGGATTTGAGAGATTTTTGTTGGGATTGATGAGTGATTTTGTAGAATCAGAATTGTTGATGATTGAAGGAGAGTGAGAGGATTTATAGGGATTGAATCCCTAACTTATTCGGGCAAGCTGGGGCAGGGGTTGTTGACAGTTAGGGAACAATTTCAGTTAGTGAAATTTGAGAGGAAAGATAGTTGGAACTTTAACACTGTTAATGCTTCTGTTAAAATTTGTTTGAGTTTGGATTGAGGTGTTAGTTAGGATGGTGAGATTGGTTATGTtaaattttatttgaaaatttgaacTGATCATGTTGTGAATCCTGGTGGACTGTGAGGCTGTCAGTGGTTAATTTTGATAGTTATGTTAGTTGATTGACAGTTAAGTTCTGTTAGAGGTTATTAACACGGTTAATTAAGTTGAACTAGAGTTAGGCTTGAATGTTAAGTGAGTTGTTAGATTGACTGTTAATATTGAAAGTTAATGTTAGAATTGTTTGTTAGTTAGAAATTAGTTATAGTTAATAAGTTGGATTGTTAGTGTAAAAGGATTTGATGTTGTTAGTATGAATTATGTTGATAAAGTTATCTTAATGCAATATTATAGTTCGTGATTGTTAGTGTATAAGTTAGTTGTTATTATTGTGATATTAGATTTGGAAATTTAGCTATTGTTACGTGAATTAGAGAAGTGTTATGAATCAGTTAGTTATTCAAATTGTTATCAACTGATGCTAATGACTGTCAATTGAGTTAAGGTGGAATTGATTAGATCAATTAGTTACAATTTTGGTGACATGTGAATACTAGTTAGGATTGTTATATGGTGTGGCAGGTGATCGAGAGGGGGTGAATAAATCACCATAGAGAAATCATGAATTTTAAaacttttaatttatttttaaagGCCAGTGGAAAAGCGCAGTTCCGAATCGACTTTCGTCTATTCTGAACCGACTACTGGAAAACCGGGCATACGATAAACCAATGGATATCAGTATGCCGATAACAAATAAACACGCTTGGATAATCGTTTTAATGAAATTCACACACAACACTATATTCCAATGAACAAAAACAAGCAAAACACTTTTATCAAACAATTGGTGTGTGATGTTTAATGATCCTTATTGTCAATGGAGTTACTTCTGCATCGACAAAAATGAGTTCCAGATGCTCTTTGTTGTTAGATATGGAGGTCCATTTATGATGCTCTTTGACTGCAATTTTCCATAACTCTTTCTTGTCACAAATATCGCCAATCTTCTCAAACGGTCTCGTCATTGATGTATTTTCTACAAATATTTTAATGAACGAAATATGTTAAACTTGAATATATTTATGGTTGTAAAACTAAATCATTTAAAGAGAAATACATAGTAGAAGTCAAATAAAGTAAGTTAACTCAAATTCAAATACAAATGTTGAATCTCTTATATGTTATACACATAATAATAAAAGAATATGATTAAGATAACATACATAAAAGAAGTTTTTTGGATGCACAAATTCATACTTTGAGTTGTTCATAAAATATGTGAAGTTCTTAACTTTAAAAgagtaaaaaattcctaaaatGTGCTATTTAGAATCAGACAATCAAGCATTCAACACATGAAATAATAGGTTAggataaaataaaataaaaagcaGATGTCAAAAATCAAGTAGAATggaaaaaaaaaatagaaaaatagaaaatcaagaaGAATCAAGATGAAAGAAGAATGTTAGTGTGAGGTTAGAACACACCATCTTACAACTTCATCTTTGTTCGGATGCACTGATATTCCAGTTTGCAAAAATTGATTTGGTTGAAGAATGAGATGTTGAAGTTGGAGAGAGACAAGTTGAAAGAGACAATGAGGTCGGAGAGAGAAAATAAAGAGTTGATAGAAATGTTTGTTGGTTAATAAAAAAAAGGGAAGTGATATGCTGAAAGATTTTTTAGTTggaattttttacaaaaataacccactttttcaaggaaattcccaaaatacccctggtttcaaaaaaattcccaaattaccccacttttaggaggagtcgccaattgaattggagattcctcttaaaaattgaatggaggcgccaattggattggcgcccttgtgtaggacttaagaggaggcgccaattcaattggagcctcagtgtaaaatgctattttttttggtaaatggtatacgtgatagataaatttgatatatgaccaattgatattaataaaatttgtcatttacacaaagaaacctaatggtgatgacctggatcacctaaccgacctccggtcccacattCTCTAGCCACCCTAACCtgtggccctaacccacgttgatgattcggtaccagtgtttgagcatctgaggggtcaggagcgtcactaccaactacagaAGAAGGTCTattgaggtagtcagacaagtcaacatagtcttcagtatgcatcgatggtgtaccgtcgtagctgagctcatgacccatgctagagaagttaggatgtggttgactcattgatgaGCGATcgagacggttgaagggagacatgggtgtgaacgatgcATCGAGGaaatgttggaaaggttgttggggtgtttggtagagatatggttgttggatgttttggttttatgaggtttgggcttcttggctacggtaaGAGGAtgggcggttggtgttgaatgatcgttgggtgttctggcttaggcgattttggtagggtgatggggtgggtgcgaagcgatgttgagtctcaggttgatggtcaatttgttggtggtggtatggggtatgctcttggtattggggttgggtgtatcgaatgttttggttgtatgtttgtgtgttggttgaacggaacgtttgacGGACAGAGGGTTGTGTGTATCtggtctgacactgttgttgagggtttgatgttgaggtgtctggtgtgtaagtcatctggcgtgggtcgtacaagtacatatcctcaGCGATGAACTGAAAAGCAActgatctgtaccaagccatataagtacgacttggtttttcttcagttggcatgaaTGCGTTAGTTAACACATGatcatgacggtgcttccatttgtgacactccgatcttgcgaagctttgccatggattgaagttccattggtcgttaactttgcacagatgccattctcctaggctagttgggggatctgggatattttggggcataccgaactgcagcttcacacgatcactgttgtgcatctccacagttgtgaaccgtattatcggtgtgcatgcaatgcagtccatacggccgcgtcttcagcgttgacttgatggtcatgatccaaattaaggtatggacgccaaataaactgaaatgtaaaagaagattggattatagtcaaggtagaagaagctaaaaaatataacgaaataattaagttattttccttacgtctgtcggtcgaaggtgatccaacaggttgcgatactgagtaatacagtgtcttggacttctgttgtaactcataccacgtgcatACCATCTACAcgaaaaagtcaaaaaatattagttagaggtaataatctttaaagaagtaagtaaatatatagcaatttaaacaacttacttttgtgcatacggaaatgtgaaagggttgttgttgacgggtgctagggacgATAGTCTTGACCAACCCCTTGCTGGTAGtaaaacagcacatccagaaaatgtaaatgtgtctttgtgtgagtttttgcacaaggagttatagagataggctagacaagcagatccccaactttaacttcctattctatctacatgtctaagtaaaggtaaatacataatatgcattctagaaccactaccttcgggaaataaaaacgagccaattaacagcataatgtaacacctagtttttattattcgagcatcttcggtagaatgctcatctaagtataaactattatagtacgacttaaggcgtgaaagtagtataccttgacctcttgcgttatcatcaaacaaatcagtctccaagagatccatgcaaattgaattcgcatagttgATTTTATCATTAAcaaccttaccttcaatgggtagtcccaaaagcatgtagacgtcttctaacgtcacggtacactcaccggttgggaaccaaaatgtgtgtgtctgtggtctccatctttcgcataaagctagaatgaatttgttatctacggaccaagacaaaatcttgcttatatgaccaaaaccggcgagttcaacataaggttgaatcatcgggtccatatggacatattcgtggacccgagttcggaaccttgatacatcctataaaagaaagaacaaaaaacttgactaagttggtatgttaaaataaaaaggggttggtgaagatgaaagataaaaagttaacaaaagaaaaaacttacatatgttgcgatgtttgcaaccgttcctctatgtgattcacccattgtgaggatatacattttgtcggggggttggtgtagatgaaactacaagaagttgttgcagatgaaattgtagaagaagtattgtagaagaagtagtgagagtgatggtgtggaagaagtgttgatggagtgaatgtatttataggcaaatggatgtgAGCGTGAAAAtttgtgcttgcatggtgtctccacttgaattggcgaccatgtacaacctttaagaggggtcaccattcaaattggcgtctccatagggacatgcatgcaagacctaggtctgattgcttggtttcgaggtctgaatgcatgctttgacaaggtgtctccacttgaattggcgcttatgtgcaaggaatgagtgggggcgccaattcatttggagtgtgtgtctgcatgtctgacacgtgactgtcctctctcttgcatgctgaacatgtcacttcttagtagcttgcatggttgacacatcatttcggagtagcttgcatgtgcgacacgtcacttcggagtagcttgcatgtgtgacacgtcacttcgaactagctagcatgtgagacacttcacttctctatttaagtgtcttattatcaacatccaagacacttcactcacattcatttgcagtaagaaaatagttttcatctgcataatgtcatcttcatcattttacagtgtcaacgttcactacaacggtgaaacatacgagtctgagctatatggtttttgttttcgaaacaccgataccattagactcacgatcaagagaaatgcaaccttcttgcatttgaaaaaaagaatacaatcctgtataggatcgagtattgtgtcaaagatcacatatcaaaatccaatatttttttagaatagtcaatgcaagtatttcccccttaaggtacgagacgatgaagatgttgaatacatgtttgttagtcatgaacattcaggctacaactgtattgagttgtacattattactcttcaaccatgtataccatctcaacagtctcaattaaccagtcaggatgaatctggtgaatttgatccacaatggtcagataACGTCAACCCAGAAGAAGAAGCAGAAGTggacgttgttgatgaagaagaagaggagaccgagatacaggttgatcacatcctaaacaacgacgatgaagatgatgatcaaccaccaccaatacctcctagtcatgtctacaacccgcctcaacatatgacaaatatggatctgcacgacgatgaaacatccaacagtgttttctctaatccgtatccgagatcagaaggcgaattaaaggtgggagatATGTTTCataccaaagaagaatgtgttctggctatcaaaaaattccacatgaacaactctgctgattttacactgaaacacactgattctagaaggtatgttatcgaatgtcgtaacatgctttgtaagtttcgtttggctgcgtcttacaagaagaaaaatgactcttgggagatcgcttcaatagacccacctcacagttgcattgcaactaacgttgaacaagatcaccgtaaactaagcgcaacgttgatatgtcaagacattcagccgttggttaataaagacccataagtgaaggtgagtataattatatcccatatcagaacaacatataattatactccatcttacaagaaagcatgaattgcgaggacaaaggttgttgaacaagttttcggcaactaggaggattcatacaaggaattgccacggtttttatgggcactaaaaacatatgtcccaagaactgtggcaattatggagacattaGCAGCGATGATGCtagacggaacctgtgctacaggtaatagaatctttcaccgtctcttttgggcatttgacccgtgcatcaaaggtttcgcattctgcaaacctattattcaaattgatgacacttggttatacggaaaatacaagggtactttgctcatggcggttgcacaagacggcaacaacaatgtctttcccattgcctttgctattgttgaaggtgaaactgctggtggatggggtttctttcttcgacatccCAGAAagcatgtggctccacaagccaatctctgtttgatttttgatagacatgctgccattgagagtgcctacaacaaccatgacaacatatggcatgatcctccttctacccatgtctattgcatcagacacattgcacaaaacttcatgcgtgctataaaagataagaatcttcgcaagaaggtggtgaatgttgggtatgctctaactcaaccgttattttaatattatcgtgatgaaattagactgtctaatgaagatgcagggagatggctaaataacataccagtagagcatTGGACAAaggcatttgacagaggttgtcgatggggccacatgacaacaaaccttgtggaatgcatgaacggggtattcaaaggaattcgaaatctgccgataaccgccttggtaagatcaacctattataggttggcttctacgttcataaccagaggtgaaagatggagtgcgatgttaatgtccgggcaagtattcagtgagtgttgcatgaaggtcatgaaagaggagagcatcaaagctagcacacacgttgtaacagtctttgaccgtcataggaaaaatttcagcgtcca includes:
- the LOC127074111 gene encoding uncharacterized protein LOC127074111 yields the protein MKLVWSPETASKAYIDTVQSCKVLRGSGVAELISAMAAGWNAKVIVETWSEGGVIETSIGLAIARKHTSGRHVCIVPNERSRLEYSDRIGETGASTEIMVGEPDEVMERFVEEIDFMVVDCKGDKDFSRVLKVAKLSVKGAVLVCKNANLRNGNFKWENVVVEEGGLPSRRVVRSVFLPVGKGLDMAHVSAVGGNLGKDGRGRSGKRWIRHVDQRSGEMHVIRR